In the Populus trichocarpa isolate Nisqually-1 chromosome 1, P.trichocarpa_v4.1, whole genome shotgun sequence genome, GAGCCGATACTCTCTTATCAAACGACACTAAACCAGTATTCAAAGACCTGCCTCCTTCTACTTCACTCGCACCCGACGCTGACGACTTAGATCACAAATCAACAAAACCACGccgattcttttcttcttcatccgTACTTTCACCTGCGCCTCCAAAACCAGAGAAACTCATTCACCTTATTCCTTTCCTCACCCTCTTTTGTTTCCTTGTCCTCTTCCTTGTCTCCCATACTCCTTCTCAATCAGGTACTAatgaattaaaaacattaactctctagatttttcttaattagtttttttttgaaaaagaaaatctctgTTTGTTTGTTGCAGATTTGGCTCAGTTTAATGGATTCTCTAACCATATAGGTACAATGCAGTTTCTGAATTAATCttactctcttttatttttaatattttggtattttttttttatttttttttattttctgagtTGTGATGGTAGAAGCAGCGAGTGGGAGTATTGGTGGATTAAGTGAGGTCCGAAGAGGCGATGTCTTGGCGACTCGAAGTTTCGGAAACTTGCAAGAGATTGCTGCCGACGAACTCACCTCCCTCAAATATCGCTTTCACCGAAAACTGGCCCATTTCTAAGCCGCCTTTTTtggctctttctctttttattaccTCTGCTGCCCGTCTCTCACAGCGCATCGCACGTGCGATGTCTGCTTGCTTACACGTGcgttttatacacacacacacactcgcacgtattcatttaattaaattccatgtgatatttttttaagaacaatgatatttatttaCGTTCGGCGAAGAGGACCTCTGTTTACAGCGCTTGTTTCATCGTTTTTATTGAAAAGCATGACTAGCAAGAGATTTTTCTCGTAGAAATATAGATAGAAACAAGAATACAATGCTATGAGGAGTGCGTACGTTAGTGTTGTAGCGATGAAGTATGTTAGAGTGCGCCTAAAGCGGTGATTGGGATCCAGCTGGAGAAGTGGACCGTTATGGCAGTTTGGTGGTACGTACTTCCCTCGAATTGGGGTTGGGAAAGCCAGCTGGAAAGTAGGGTGGCGTGTAGTACTACTCTCTGATGGTATCACGTACTCAGTCACAGTTGCCCGTGACTTTTTCTTAACCTTTGTTAAATAAACTGCTTCGATAACCTAAGCCACAATTGCATGGTTGTTTCATGATGCCATGGTGATCTTACCTTTTCAGTTTTTCGCCGACTAAATTGGTAttctgaaaattatttttaaatgtttgtttattattaataataaatattttcagtaaaaagtatttaatttaatttttagaaaaaaaatttcattttattttgaaggaaaaaacatagagatgaaaaaaatttaaaaattttttgttattttttatttatatcaaatttaatctttaatttttggattcctatatattttattttgattttttttattttttttcttatagaattttatttttatattaattttagtttttgtttttttttttgttttttttaatttaattgaaactttttatttatcagatttg is a window encoding:
- the LOC18094133 gene encoding uncharacterized protein LOC18094133 isoform X1, with amino-acid sequence MQRQSLGPPVTKLHPHGGADTLLSNDTKPVFKDLPPSTSLAPDADDLDHKSTKPRRFFSSSSVLSPAPPKPEKLIHLIPFLTLFCFLVLFLVSHTPSQSDLAQFNGFSNHIEAASGSIGGLSEVRRGDVLATRSFGNLQEIAADELTSLKYRFHRKLAHF
- the LOC18094133 gene encoding uncharacterized protein LOC18094133 isoform X2 codes for the protein MQRQSLGPPVTKLHPHGGADTLLSNDTKPVFKDLPPSTSLAPDADDLDHKSTKPRRFFSSSSVLSPAPPKPEKLIHLIPFLTLFCFLVLFLVSHTPSQSDLAQFNGFSNHIASGSIGGLSEVRRGDVLATRSFGNLQEIAADELTSLKYRFHRKLAHF
- the LOC18094133 gene encoding uncharacterized protein LOC18094133 isoform X3 produces the protein MQRQSLGPPVTKLHPHGGADTLLSNDTKPVFKDLPPSTSLAPDADDLDHKSTKPRRFFSSSSVLSPAPPKPEKLIHLIPFLTLFCFLVLFLVSHTPSQSDLAQFNGFSNHIGATVF